One Owenweeksia hongkongensis DSM 17368 genomic region harbors:
- a CDS encoding sigma-54-dependent transcriptional regulator, giving the protein MNMKDTKPKILVVDDDTTFLLMLKSFLEKKGFIPHTESTAEKGLQAIEENTFDLILSDYRMPGIDGIEMLKILKEKGITTPLILITSYGDIKLAVNAMKLGASDYLTKPVNPEELLALVTSVIETPQEKSVPQVSALAKKSNTNSDNTPQSHASKADFVKGVSPQTKNVNQYIDLVGPTNMSVLIQGESGTGKEYVARQIHNLSKRRDKAFVAIDCGSLSKELAASELFGHIKGSFTGASVDRVGQFEVANGGTLFLDEIGNLSYEIQVKLLRAIQEKVIRRVGGRDDIPIDVRLLAATNENLQRAIGDGEFREDLFHRINEFKIEIAPLRARTEEVKQFANHFLNQANEELEKNVEGFQEETMNLLMEYGWPGNLRELKNVIKRSVLLTQGSLVEKNALPSEISSRYTQQAEDIRSIQDSTDLKQLESALERQKIMEALEKVRFNKTKAAKLLNIDRKTLYNKIKTYGLEV; this is encoded by the coding sequence ATGAACATGAAAGATACAAAACCGAAAATATTGGTGGTAGATGACGACACCACCTTTCTACTAATGTTAAAATCCTTTTTAGAAAAGAAGGGTTTTATACCCCACACAGAATCAACCGCAGAAAAAGGCCTTCAAGCTATTGAAGAAAATACCTTTGACCTTATACTTTCAGATTACCGCATGCCTGGTATTGATGGAATTGAAATGCTTAAAATACTCAAGGAAAAAGGTATCACCACTCCCCTTATTTTGATTACGAGCTATGGTGACATCAAACTTGCCGTAAATGCAATGAAGCTTGGTGCTTCAGACTACTTGACCAAACCTGTAAACCCTGAAGAACTTTTGGCTTTGGTTACTTCGGTAATTGAAACGCCACAAGAAAAGTCTGTTCCGCAGGTGAGTGCTCTTGCCAAAAAATCAAACACCAATTCTGACAATACTCCTCAAAGCCATGCTTCAAAAGCTGACTTTGTAAAAGGCGTAAGTCCACAAACCAAAAATGTAAACCAATACATTGATTTAGTTGGCCCAACTAATATGAGTGTTCTCATACAAGGCGAAAGTGGAACGGGTAAAGAATATGTAGCTCGTCAAATTCACAACCTTAGCAAAAGACGAGATAAGGCATTTGTAGCAATAGATTGCGGATCTCTATCCAAAGAACTAGCAGCCAGTGAACTTTTCGGACATATAAAAGGAAGCTTTACTGGAGCGTCTGTAGACCGAGTTGGTCAATTTGAGGTAGCCAATGGTGGAACCCTTTTTCTGGATGAAATTGGTAACCTCAGTTATGAAATACAAGTTAAACTGCTTAGAGCAATTCAGGAGAAAGTAATAAGACGTGTTGGCGGCCGTGATGACATTCCGATTGATGTAAGATTACTTGCTGCTACCAATGAAAATCTTCAGCGTGCCATTGGTGATGGTGAATTCAGGGAAGATTTGTTTCACCGAATAAATGAATTCAAAATTGAAATAGCTCCGCTAAGGGCTAGAACTGAAGAAGTGAAGCAATTTGCCAATCATTTTCTAAATCAAGCTAATGAAGAACTTGAAAAGAATGTAGAAGGCTTTCAGGAAGAAACAATGAACCTACTCATGGAATACGGCTGGCCTGGAAACCTTCGTGAGCTAAAAAATGTGATTAAACGTTCCGTGCTTCTTACGCAAGGTTCACTTGTTGAGAAGAATGCTTTACCAAGTGAAATCTCCAGTAGATATACACAGCAAGCAGAAGATATTCGAAGCATTCAAGATTCTACAGATTTAAAGCAGCTGGAAAGTGCATTGGAGAGACAAAAAATAATGGAAGCTCTTGAGAAGGTAAGGTTTAACAAAACAAAAGCAGCTAAACTTCTAAACATAGATCGCAAGACGCTTTATAATAAAATCAAAACTTATGGGTTGGAGGTTTAA
- a CDS encoding hybrid sensor histidine kinase/response regulator gives MKFTPDNTIFKIVIVLFITLGVLGAISFFSFRSYREFSYALDKLYNQPDETRLTESILTDIGTLESHARTYSLTLDPKDLQVYIQNVGEINELIDSLYQKSFGTEYQSEVDTLRLLFNEKVQSFENLIDIKVRQSRRQIDRSALRALSRTQETMLRDSLLMPKQEITTTTTTRTEAMDADDEKSESSPGLFQRVFGSKKEKEDNTIPVRSEVRKERTVAYDSAYFEKVDTLITTARKALEAAEAQRQQQSALLTGKELEMVAKDQMIFSQLRSIILNIKGIEELVSNAEKRETLSVAKQSFTSVAIFAILGGILSMVLIYLVIRDILSGRKLQLELRKAKSKAENLASVKEEFLANMSHEIRTPLNAIIGFSEQLASSRLDEDQRLRLQKVRSSSEHLLMLVNDILDYSKIESGKLRLEKIGFKVSMVVNESLATLEHLAINKGIELKSEIDPELEELIVNGDPIRLKQILINLAGNGVKFTTYGYVKIMVKIRNQRKDRLWLEFIVEDTGKGIAPEKLSSIFEGFGQEDTSISRKYGGTGLGLTISKKLVSLLRGRITVESEINEGSVFLLELPFKIGDKDEYSGKFDLERVEINLEGKRLLLIDDDSMNHVLLKPSLERWGLDFESCYDGETGIEKAASSFFDYILVDLQMPGKSGLEVIEEIRSESSASKGAALILCTANAMIKKTENPALEKVDATLLKPFKEYEIAALLAGINHGEGEESDSENQNSLEEEPLFSLENFNAFAGDDAGVLKEFLVSFMETNEEHLALLQSYFEANDFVNVGDTAHKMKNTFGQLKATAVMQHLQELEKLVDSTQPKKLVEERINKTQKLSEELFISLRKEVEAM, from the coding sequence ATGAAGTTTACTCCCGATAATACTATTTTCAAAATTGTAATTGTGCTCTTTATCACTTTAGGGGTGCTGGGAGCAATCAGTTTTTTTAGCTTTAGGAGCTATCGTGAGTTTAGTTATGCACTGGATAAATTGTATAACCAACCAGACGAAACCAGGCTTACGGAAAGCATTCTTACCGATATTGGAACTCTGGAAAGCCATGCGAGAACGTATTCGCTTACACTTGACCCAAAAGACCTGCAAGTTTATATTCAGAATGTGGGTGAAATCAACGAGCTGATTGATTCCTTATATCAAAAGAGTTTTGGCACAGAATATCAATCGGAAGTAGATACTCTTCGGCTATTGTTTAATGAGAAAGTGCAAAGTTTCGAAAATCTCATTGACATAAAAGTTCGACAATCCAGAAGACAAATCGACCGCTCTGCCCTTCGTGCACTGTCTCGCACTCAAGAAACTATGCTTCGTGATAGTCTCTTGATGCCCAAGCAGGAAATTACCACGACCACCACAACCCGCACTGAAGCCATGGATGCCGATGACGAGAAGTCAGAAAGCAGTCCGGGTTTGTTTCAGCGCGTGTTTGGGTCAAAAAAAGAAAAGGAGGATAACACGATTCCGGTAAGGAGTGAGGTGCGAAAAGAGCGTACAGTAGCTTATGACAGCGCTTATTTTGAAAAAGTAGACACTCTTATTACAACAGCTCGAAAAGCTTTAGAGGCAGCAGAAGCTCAGCGTCAGCAGCAATCTGCTTTACTTACTGGTAAAGAATTGGAAATGGTGGCAAAGGATCAAATGATCTTCAGCCAGCTGCGATCCATTATTTTAAATATCAAAGGAATTGAGGAGTTGGTTAGCAATGCGGAAAAAAGGGAAACTTTATCCGTTGCCAAGCAATCATTTACCTCGGTAGCCATATTTGCAATTCTTGGTGGAATCTTATCTATGGTTCTTATTTACCTGGTTATAAGAGATATACTTTCTGGTCGTAAGCTTCAATTAGAATTGCGTAAAGCAAAGAGCAAAGCAGAAAATTTGGCCAGCGTAAAGGAAGAGTTTTTAGCAAATATGAGTCATGAAATAAGGACTCCATTAAATGCAATTATTGGTTTTTCGGAGCAGTTGGCCAGTTCTAGGTTAGATGAAGATCAACGATTGCGATTACAAAAGGTAAGGAGCAGTAGTGAGCATTTGTTGATGCTTGTGAATGATATTCTCGATTACTCTAAAATAGAATCGGGTAAGTTGAGGTTGGAAAAAATAGGGTTTAAAGTTTCGATGGTGGTCAATGAAAGCTTAGCGACTTTGGAGCATTTGGCAATCAATAAAGGGATTGAGCTGAAGAGTGAAATTGACCCTGAGTTAGAAGAGCTCATTGTGAATGGAGATCCTATTCGCTTAAAGCAAATACTGATAAATCTTGCTGGTAATGGTGTGAAATTTACCACTTACGGTTATGTGAAAATAATGGTAAAAATCAGAAACCAGAGGAAGGATAGACTATGGCTGGAATTTATTGTGGAGGATACGGGGAAAGGTATTGCTCCGGAAAAACTGTCTAGCATTTTCGAGGGGTTTGGCCAAGAGGATACTTCAATTTCCAGAAAGTATGGAGGAACGGGACTGGGGCTTACCATTAGCAAAAAATTGGTAAGCTTACTAAGAGGTAGAATTACCGTGGAAAGTGAGATTAATGAGGGTTCAGTATTTTTACTGGAGCTTCCCTTTAAAATTGGGGATAAGGATGAGTATAGTGGTAAGTTTGACTTAGAGCGTGTAGAAATAAATTTGGAAGGCAAACGCTTGCTGTTGATTGATGATGACAGCATGAATCACGTTTTGCTTAAACCATCTCTAGAAAGGTGGGGGCTTGATTTTGAAAGTTGCTATGATGGAGAAACTGGAATAGAGAAGGCCGCGAGCTCTTTCTTTGATTATATATTGGTAGATCTTCAAATGCCAGGTAAGAGTGGCCTGGAAGTGATAGAAGAAATTCGTTCTGAGTCTTCTGCTAGTAAAGGAGCTGCATTGATTCTATGCACGGCCAATGCAATGATCAAAAAAACAGAAAACCCAGCTTTAGAAAAGGTAGATGCTACTTTATTGAAGCCTTTCAAGGAATATGAGATAGCAGCTTTGCTAGCGGGAATAAATCACGGAGAAGGGGAAGAATCCGACTCTGAAAATCAAAACAGTTTGGAAGAAGAACCCTTGTTTTCTTTGGAAAACTTTAATGCCTTTGCGGGAGATGATGCAGGAGTACTTAAAGAATTTTTAGTCTCCTTTATGGAAACTAATGAAGAGCATTTGGCTCTCCTGCAGTCGTACTTTGAAGCTAATGACTTTGTGAATGTTGGTGATACAGCTCACAAAATGAAAAATACTTTTGGCCAACTAAAAGCTACAGCGGTAATGCAACACCTGCAAGAGCTCGAAAAACTGGTAGACAGCACTCAGCCAAAAAAGCTGGTTGAAGAACGCATAAATAAAACTCAAAAGCTTTCTGAAGAGCTCTTTATAAGTTTGCGAAAAGAGGTGGAAGCAATGTAG
- a CDS encoding putative toxin-antitoxin system toxin component, PIN family: MRIVLDTNIWISYLLSPHLSWLDHFFKNPEFHLLFSEQLLSEFLRVAKKPKLQKYFSDKQLTDLLLRFEEYGVMIDVHSNYELCRDPDDNFLLNLAVDGHANFLVSGDDDLLVLGKIDTCQIISLTQLKEHIS, translated from the coding sequence ATGAGAATTGTATTGGATACCAATATTTGGATAAGTTATCTCCTTTCTCCCCATTTAAGCTGGCTCGATCATTTTTTCAAAAATCCTGAATTTCACTTATTATTTAGTGAACAGCTACTTTCTGAATTTCTAAGAGTAGCTAAAAAACCTAAGCTCCAAAAGTACTTTTCCGACAAACAACTCACCGATCTTCTTTTGCGTTTTGAAGAGTATGGTGTAATGATAGATGTTCATTCAAATTATGAACTTTGCCGTGATCCTGATGATAACTTTCTTTTAAACCTTGCTGTAGATGGCCATGCCAATTTTTTAGTGAGCGGAGATGATGATTTACTTGTTTTAGGAAAAATCGACACTTGCCAAATAATTTCACTTACCCAACTTAAGGAACACATTTCATGA
- a CDS encoding alpha/beta hydrolase, which produces MSASLSLVHEVLPPQQKTEKPPLLLMLHGFGSHEQDLFGMAPMLNEKCFVVSARAPIDLPWGGYAWYEIDFSNLGEKMNNVPQAKKSMEAILKFIDEVHEAYGTDPENVNLLGFSQGSILSYGLSLSHPEKFQKVIALSGYIMPDIVPEKYNPESLKHLDIFASHGTADEVLPVDWARNAMKVLEQLNISHQYREYAMGHGVSPECFEDLKSWMKEKGVK; this is translated from the coding sequence ATGAGTGCATCGTTAAGTTTAGTTCACGAAGTATTACCACCGCAACAGAAAACCGAAAAACCACCACTTTTATTGATGCTTCACGGCTTTGGTAGCCATGAGCAAGATTTGTTTGGCATGGCGCCCATGCTCAACGAAAAGTGTTTTGTGGTTAGTGCCCGTGCTCCAATCGATTTGCCTTGGGGCGGATATGCATGGTATGAAATCGACTTTAGCAATCTTGGCGAAAAGATGAACAATGTTCCTCAGGCCAAAAAAAGTATGGAGGCCATTCTTAAGTTTATTGATGAAGTTCATGAGGCTTATGGAACGGACCCTGAAAATGTAAACCTGCTTGGCTTTAGCCAAGGAAGTATTTTGAGTTACGGATTGAGCTTGAGCCACCCGGAGAAGTTTCAAAAGGTGATTGCCTTGAGTGGATACATTATGCCGGATATTGTTCCTGAAAAGTACAATCCTGAAAGCCTGAAGCACCTTGACATATTTGCCAGCCATGGCACTGCCGATGAAGTTTTGCCGGTAGATTGGGCAAGGAATGCTATGAAGGTTTTGGAACAACTCAACATTTCACATCAATACCGTGAATACGCAATGGGACATGGTGTAAGCCCTGAGTGTTTTGAGGATTTGAAGAGTTGGATGAAGGAGAAGGGGGTGAAGTAA
- a CDS encoding histidine decarboxylase: MDNSKQIISELLEKVITNTENFLGYPVSKDFDYDELMPFLKYPMNNLGDPFINSTYGVNSNEMEKEVIAFFAKLFRAEPNNWWGYVSNGGSEGNLYGLYLARERYPKAMVYYSESTHYSVQKNLHLLNMPCIVIRTQDNGEMDYDDLKESMRNHRNVPAIVLANIGTTMTEAVDDVQQIKRVMKSLAIQHHYVHCDAALGGIINALTEPRPAFDFKDGADSIAISGHKFIGSPIPCGVVVVKKANRDRIAMAVSYIGSSDTTITGSRNGHSPLFLWYALRKLGIEGLKARVAKSRETAEYALTQFRANNIPAWRNPNAITVVIPPQPKVVAAKWQLATEGDLSHVICMPNVTHAQIDDLIQDILNSTEDEPLGSEMYELY; encoded by the coding sequence ATGGATAATAGCAAACAGATCATCAGTGAGCTTTTGGAGAAAGTTATCACTAACACCGAAAACTTTTTGGGTTACCCGGTATCAAAGGATTTTGACTATGATGAGCTAATGCCATTTCTTAAATACCCAATGAATAACCTTGGTGATCCTTTTATTAATTCCACTTATGGTGTGAATAGCAACGAAATGGAGAAGGAGGTGATTGCCTTTTTCGCTAAGCTGTTTAGGGCTGAACCCAACAATTGGTGGGGCTATGTGAGTAATGGTGGTTCCGAAGGAAACTTATATGGGCTTTACCTAGCCAGAGAGCGCTACCCAAAGGCTATGGTTTACTATTCTGAATCGACTCACTACAGCGTTCAGAAGAATTTACACCTGCTAAATATGCCTTGTATTGTAATCCGAACTCAGGATAATGGTGAAATGGATTATGATGATTTAAAGGAATCTATGCGTAACCATAGAAATGTGCCGGCTATTGTTTTGGCAAATATTGGTACCACTATGACAGAGGCAGTTGATGATGTTCAACAAATCAAGCGAGTGATGAAAAGCTTGGCGATTCAACATCACTATGTGCATTGTGATGCCGCTTTGGGTGGAATAATTAATGCCTTAACTGAGCCACGTCCTGCTTTTGATTTTAAAGATGGTGCAGATAGTATTGCCATTAGTGGTCACAAGTTTATTGGAAGCCCGATACCGTGTGGGGTAGTGGTGGTAAAGAAAGCTAATAGAGATAGAATCGCGATGGCGGTTTCTTATATCGGTAGTTCAGATACAACCATTACTGGTTCAAGAAACGGTCATAGTCCATTGTTTTTATGGTATGCTTTGCGCAAATTAGGCATAGAAGGGCTGAAGGCAAGAGTGGCAAAAAGCCGTGAAACGGCAGAGTATGCTTTAACGCAATTTAGAGCTAATAACATTCCAGCCTGGCGAAACCCAAATGCCATAACCGTGGTTATTCCACCACAACCGAAAGTTGTAGCGGCAAAATGGCAATTGGCAACGGAAGGCGATCTAAGTCATGTTATCTGTATGCCAAATGTTACCCATGCACAGATTGATGATTTGATACAAGATATTCTGAACTCAACAGAAGACGAGCCTCTGGGAAGTGAGATGTATGAACTTTACTAA
- a CDS encoding TetR/AcrR family transcriptional regulator, producing MEAQMENPVSPVLDLKKQILSGYREYILMNGHQPPSINAFCKGLNISEEDFYLCFNSFERVAEAIWSDLFNQVIQTVEGNLEYGERSIREKLMSFYSEFFCQMKSYRSYAMITLEDVLSTFGSTPTGMAETKKEFKAWVKELIEEGVRLGRVAERNKLTDTYDSLLWFQFLFLLNFWKRDKSVGFEKTEVAVEKAVILTFDLIEKNALDSALEFGKFIFQSIETK from the coding sequence ATGGAAGCACAGATGGAAAATCCAGTTAGTCCTGTCTTGGATTTGAAGAAACAGATATTAAGCGGCTATCGTGAATATATATTAATGAATGGCCATCAGCCGCCAAGTATTAATGCTTTTTGCAAAGGGCTGAATATCTCTGAAGAGGACTTTTATCTGTGCTTCAATTCATTTGAGCGAGTAGCTGAAGCTATTTGGTCCGATTTATTTAATCAGGTAATTCAAACAGTGGAGGGGAATTTAGAATATGGGGAACGTAGCATTCGCGAGAAGCTTATGAGCTTTTATAGTGAATTTTTCTGTCAAATGAAAAGTTATAGAAGCTACGCCATGATTACACTTGAAGATGTTCTTTCCACTTTTGGAAGTACACCTACCGGGATGGCAGAAACGAAGAAAGAGTTTAAAGCTTGGGTAAAGGAACTTATAGAAGAGGGAGTAAGGCTGGGACGAGTTGCCGAACGAAACAAATTGACGGATACCTATGATTCATTATTATGGTTTCAGTTTTTGTTTTTGCTCAATTTTTGGAAGAGAGACAAAAGCGTAGGCTTCGAAAAAACTGAGGTAGCCGTTGAAAAGGCCGTGATTTTGACCTTTGACCTGATCGAAAAAAACGCCCTAGATAGTGCTCTGGAATTTGGGAAATTCATCTTCCAGTCGATAGAGACGAAGTGA
- the murQ gene encoding N-acetylmuramic acid 6-phosphate etherase → MKTTESDSLYNHLEKMSTQDLLTNINNEDQKVALAVQTCIPEIEKLVDVVVEKMKVGGRLFYIGAGTSGRLGILDASELPPTFGADPNMVVGLIAGGDTAIRKAVEFAEDDTQGALRDLGEFDINTNDMVLGIAASGTTPYVIGGLKECRKRGIATACITCNADAPVIAEADFPIVAVVGPEFVTGSTRMKAGTAQKLILNMISTTTMIKLGRVKGNKMVDMQLSNNKLVDRGTRMIMSETGTDAETAERLLKEHGGVRKAVEAFLK, encoded by the coding sequence ATGAAAACCACCGAAAGCGATTCTCTATACAATCATCTGGAAAAGATGAGCACACAAGATCTTTTGACTAACATTAATAATGAAGATCAAAAGGTGGCACTGGCTGTGCAAACGTGCATTCCAGAAATAGAGAAATTGGTGGATGTGGTGGTTGAAAAAATGAAAGTTGGTGGTCGCCTTTTCTACATTGGTGCCGGCACCAGCGGACGTTTGGGTATTTTAGATGCCTCTGAGCTCCCTCCTACTTTTGGCGCTGATCCCAATATGGTGGTTGGCCTTATTGCCGGTGGCGACACCGCTATTCGCAAAGCTGTAGAATTTGCCGAAGATGATACCCAAGGTGCTTTGCGCGATTTGGGAGAATTTGACATCAACACAAACGATATGGTTTTGGGCATTGCTGCCTCAGGAACCACTCCTTACGTAATAGGGGGATTAAAAGAATGCCGAAAACGAGGAATTGCCACAGCCTGCATTACCTGCAATGCTGATGCTCCCGTTATCGCTGAAGCAGATTTTCCTATAGTAGCTGTGGTAGGCCCTGAGTTTGTAACTGGAAGTACTCGCATGAAAGCCGGCACCGCTCAAAAACTAATTCTCAATATGATTTCTACCACCACCATGATAAAGCTTGGCCGCGTAAAGGGCAACAAAATGGTGGATATGCAGCTTAGCAACAACAAGCTTGTAGACCGTGGCACCCGCATGATTATGAGCGAAACCGGTACTGATGCTGAAACTGCTGAAAGACTATTGAAAGAGCATGGAGGTGTAAGGAAAGCGGTTGAGGCGTTTTTGAAGTAA
- a CDS encoding RsmB/NOP family class I SAM-dependent RNA methyltransferase — MENRQPRLHKNLIEAVIDSLETIFGKGFYADKVIERTLKSNPKWGSRDRAFIAESTYEIVRWWRYLWELYGKSPSLKRNELTRIFGLWWRLNGQELPEWHGFEAVQDIDIKSAKRSLPNDVGVQQSFPIWFDELANEDLGKDWPIIAQNLNLPAELIIRANTLKTTRQELKTIFKKEGVETHNFSENEVGLIFKQRQNIFSNASFKSGLFEVQDGGSQLIAPFLRPEPGMKVIDACAGAGGKTLHLAALMQNKGSLIAMDVEERKLVELKRRAKRNGAHNIEIKHIEGSKTIKRLKDKADRLLLDVPCSGTGVIKRNPDTKWKIKPEDLEKVKGIQQDILNDYSTMLKSGGMMVYATCSILHSENEDQVKTFLAKREDFKLIEEKRVNPSKVSDGFYMALLQKA; from the coding sequence TTGGAAAACAGACAACCCCGGTTGCACAAAAACCTCATTGAGGCTGTAATAGATTCACTTGAAACCATCTTTGGTAAAGGTTTTTATGCAGACAAAGTGATTGAACGCACACTTAAATCCAACCCAAAATGGGGCTCTCGCGACAGAGCTTTTATTGCGGAAAGCACCTACGAAATAGTGCGCTGGTGGAGATACCTATGGGAACTTTATGGCAAGTCGCCTTCGCTAAAGCGAAATGAACTGACCCGAATTTTTGGTCTTTGGTGGCGCCTTAATGGTCAGGAGCTACCAGAGTGGCATGGCTTTGAAGCGGTTCAGGATATTGACATAAAAAGTGCAAAACGCTCGCTTCCCAATGATGTAGGCGTGCAGCAGTCCTTTCCTATTTGGTTTGACGAACTGGCTAATGAAGATTTAGGCAAAGATTGGCCAATTATCGCTCAAAATCTCAACCTTCCTGCAGAATTGATAATAAGGGCAAATACCCTAAAAACCACTCGCCAGGAATTGAAAACCATTTTTAAGAAAGAAGGTGTGGAAACGCACAATTTCTCAGAAAATGAGGTCGGCTTGATCTTTAAGCAACGCCAAAATATCTTTAGCAATGCAAGTTTCAAAAGTGGCCTTTTTGAAGTTCAGGATGGTGGTTCGCAACTTATCGCTCCGTTCCTTAGGCCAGAGCCTGGAATGAAGGTAATTGATGCTTGTGCCGGTGCCGGAGGTAAGACACTTCACCTTGCTGCGCTTATGCAAAACAAAGGTTCGCTCATTGCCATGGATGTGGAAGAGCGAAAACTTGTGGAACTAAAAAGACGCGCCAAGAGAAATGGTGCTCACAATATTGAAATCAAGCACATCGAGGGTTCAAAAACCATCAAGAGATTGAAGGACAAAGCTGATCGTCTTTTGCTTGATGTTCCATGTTCGGGTACGGGAGTTATAAAACGTAACCCTGATACCAAGTGGAAAATCAAACCTGAAGATTTGGAAAAAGTAAAAGGGATTCAACAAGATATTCTAAACGATTACTCCACTATGCTTAAGTCTGGTGGAATGATGGTTTATGCTACATGCTCCATTCTACACAGCGAAAACGAAGATCAGGTAAAGACGTTTTTGGCCAAGCGTGAAGATTTTAAATTGATTGAAGAAAAGCGCGTGAACCCATCCAAAGTATCGGATGGTTTTTACATGGCTCTACTTCAAAAAGCTTAA
- a CDS encoding NUDIX hydrolase produces the protein MNYCSNCGSADLMYKIPEDDHFPRFVCPDCDTIHYTNPNMVVGCLIDKDGKIMLARRGIEPRLGFWNLPCGFLENEETVEQGAKREVYEETGATVELGNLHTVYNLPHANQVYLIFKADMVGDKYELTTESTEIRFFAPEEIPWDEIAFSSNAFAIKKYIEHGKADKITHVGSYFKDKIR, from the coding sequence GTGAACTACTGTAGTAATTGCGGCAGTGCCGACTTGATGTATAAAATTCCGGAGGATGACCACTTTCCACGCTTTGTGTGCCCGGATTGTGACACCATCCATTATACAAATCCCAACATGGTGGTGGGCTGCCTGATAGATAAAGATGGAAAAATAATGCTTGCCCGCAGAGGAATAGAACCTCGCCTGGGATTTTGGAATCTGCCTTGTGGCTTTCTTGAAAATGAGGAAACTGTGGAGCAAGGTGCGAAGCGTGAAGTGTATGAGGAAACTGGAGCCACTGTGGAGTTAGGAAATTTGCACACCGTATATAATCTTCCACATGCCAATCAGGTGTATCTGATTTTTAAAGCAGACATGGTGGGCGATAAATATGAGTTGACCACAGAAAGCACAGAAATCCGTTTCTTCGCGCCTGAAGAAATTCCATGGGATGAGATTGCTTTTTCCAGCAATGCCTTTGCTATTAAAAAATACATAGAGCATGGAAAGGCGGACAAAATCACCCACGTAGGCAGCTATTTTAAAGACAAGATTAGATAA